The DNA sequence GGCCGTCGCGGTACAGGGCGGTCATGAGGTGGGCGTGCAACCGTTCGCGCAGCGGGTGCTCGGCGACGAGGACCTTCAGGGTGGGTAGCAGCATGGCGTGGCGGCCGAGGTCGAGTTCGGCGCCGATGCGCGCCTCGACGGCGGCGATCCGGGTTTCCTCCAGGCGGGCGATCTCCGCCACCACCATCGGGGTGGGCCGGACGTCGGCCAGGGGCGCACCGCGCCAGAGGCCCAGCGCGGTGCCGAAGCCGTCGGCGGCGGCGGCCGGCTGGCCGGCCGCGAGATCCGCGTGCGCCCGGCTGATCAACCGCTCGAACTCGTCGATGTCGAGGGCCTCCGGGGGCGCGACGAGCCGGTATCCGGGGGATCGGGTGGTCAGGATCCGGCCGGCGCGGTCACCAAGCGCCCGGCGCAGCCGCCACGCGTAGCCGGCGACCAGGCTGGTCGCCGAGGCGGGCGGGTTCTCGTCCCAGAGTTCGGTGACCAGTTGGTCGAGTGACACCACCTGGTTGGCCTTGAGCGCCAGCATCACCAGCAGCGCACGTTGCTTCGCCGAACCGATGCCGCGCCAGGTGTCGCCGTCGGAGATCTCCACCGGGCCGAGGAGCCGGATCTCCAGACGGCCGGACAGCGGGCCGCGACTCGTGTGCATCTGGTTCTCGATTCATGGCGGTCGTGCGTGTGGGTGCCCTTCAGGTCAGTCCGTGGTCGGCGGCGAGGCGTCTGCGGTCGATCTTTCCGTTGCCGTTCACCGGGAAGTGTTCGACGTGGTGATAGCTGGCGGGGGCCATGAAGGCGGGCAGCCGCTGCGTCACCAGTTCTGCCAGTGTCGCCTCGTCGAGCCCGTCGGACGTGTAGAGGGCGGTCAGTTCGACCTCGCCGGCGTCGCCGGGCAGCGCGAGGACGACGACCTCGTGGACCGCCGGATGTTGCCGGAGCACGGATTCGACCTCGCCGAGTTCGATCCGGTAGCCGTGGATCTTGACCTGGTCGTCGATACGGCCGAGGTGCACCAGTTCGCCGTCCTCCCACCGGCAGCGGTCGCCGGTGCGGTACCAGTCGGCCGGCTCCGGTGCGGCCACGACCCCGGTCGTGGCCGTGCCGTCGGGGCGGGCGAAGCGGCCGGCGTTCTGCGCGGGGTCCAGGTAGCCGTCGAAGCGCTGTTCGCCGCGTATGCACAGTTCGCCGTCGTCGCCGGCGGTGCCGTCGGCGTCGAGCAGGACGCCGTCGAGGTGTGGGTAGGGGCGGCCGATCGGCACGGTGCCGTTCGACGTCCGCGGCCATCCGTCGCGGGTGCCGGGCAGCCGGTAGCCGGTGCAGGTGACGGTCAGTTCGGTCGGCCCGTAGAGGTTCTCCAGGGTGCTGGCCGGCGCGGCGTCCGCCCAGGTGCGGGCCTGGGTGAGGGTGAGCTGCTCGCCGGCGAAGAGGCTCCAGCGCAGGCTGGGCAGGCAGCCGGGGCGCAGCATCCGCAGCCGGCGGGCCAGGGAGATCACCGACGGTACGGAGAACCAGTGGGTGATCTGGTGGTCGTTGACGTACCGGACGGGCGAAAGGGTGTCGCCGGGGCCGGCGACCACCAGGGTCGCGCCGGACAGCCAGGCGACGAACATGTCGAAGACCGACGGGTCGAAGGTCAGTTCGAAGGTCTGGGAGAGCCGGGAACCGGGCCCGACCTGGTAACGCTCGACGGCCTGGCTGAGATAGGTGCCGAGGTTGCGGTGCCGGATCGGTACACCCTTCGGTGTGCCGGTGGACCCCGAGGTGAACAGCGTGTAGGCGATGTCGTCCGGCCGTCCGGCGTAGGACCCGGTCCACCGTGCGCCGGGTTCGTCGTACCAGGCGTGGCCGGCGGTCTCCAGCAGTTCCACCACGGTCCGTCCGTCGGCGGCCAGTTCCGCGCCGCCGGCCCGCCCCTCGTCGTCGACGATCAGGACGTCCACCCCGGCCGAGGCGCAGACCAGGCGGTTGCGTCGGGCCGGTACCGCCGGGCCGAGCGGTACGACCGTCGCCGCCAGCCGCAGCGTGGCGAGGTATCCGACGTAGGCGGCCAGACTCCGCGACGCGCAGAGCCCGACCGTGCGCGGTGGCCGCCCGTGTGCGGTGACCAGGCGGGTCGCGAGCCGCTCGACCCGGTCGAGCAGTTCGGCGTACCGCAGCTCGTGCCCGGCGACCCGCAGCGCGGGCGCGTCGTGGTGCCGGGCGGCCGATTCGGCGAACCGTTGATAGAGCGTCGGTCCGGAGTCCGTCAACGAGGCCCTCCCGTCGTCGCGGCGGCCTCCGGGAGATCGTCGCCCTCGGTCGGGCCGTCGTCCGGGCTGGTGGGCTGCTTCCCGACCGGCGCCGGATCGGCGGGCGGCGGCGTGGGGCGGTCGACCTCGGCGGTGGCCTCGGCCGTCACGACCCGCAGGAACGGATAGACCAGGACGAGACAGAAGACGGCGAAAGTGCCGAACGCGACCCGGTAGGAGAACACCTGGGCGAGAATTCCGGCGAGGATCGCGGCGACCGGCGTCATGCCCCACGACACGAGCCGGCTGGCCGCGCTGAACCGGCCCAGCATCTCCGCCGGTACAAGGGACTGGGTGATGAAGCGCGAGTTGACCGTCCACATCGTACCGCCGGCGCCGGCGACGAAGGCGGCGATGCCGATCCACCACGCGCTGCCCGGCCTGGCCGGCAGCAGCGCGGGCGTGGCCACGAGGACGAACGCGCCGACGATGTCGGTGAACATCGACCAACGCCGGCCGATCCACCGGTTGACCGGGCCGACGATGACGGTGCCGACCACGCCGCCGGCGCCCAGGCAGGTCAGCAGGAACCCGTACTGGCGTTCGTCGAGGCCGAGTGGGCCGCCCACGGCGTAGACCGGGATGAGGGCGAGCCAGGCGGCCCAGCAGCCCGCCATGATGGTGATGAGCAGCGCCATCGTACGCAGCAGCCGGTGCTGCCAGAGGAACCGGATGCCGTCGCGGATCTCGGTGTGCACCGGGCGGCGGGGCGTGCTGCTGACCACCTTGAAGTTGCCGACCAGCAGCAGCAGGAGCACGATCCCGGCGACGTAGGCGGCGCCGGTGACGCTGAGGGCGATGGCGAACCCGGCGGCGACCAGGAAGCCGCCGATCGGCTGCCCGGCGAACCCGTTGAACAGGTATTCGAGGGCGGTGATCCGGGCGTTGGCGGTCTCCCAGCGGTGCTTGGGTACGGCCTGCGGCACGATCGACGCGCCGGAGATGCCGGCGACCACGTCGGCGAGCCCGATGACCAACGCCGCGACGTAGATCAGCGGCAGGTTGGTGGCGTCGGTCAGCACCGCGAGCAGGAGTGCGCCGATCGAGGCCATCCGGCCGATCTCGGCCGCGACCAGCAGGGTCTTGCGGTCCATCCGGTCGACGAAGACCCCGATGTGCAGTGCGGTCACCAGCCACGGCAGGCTCAGGATGGCGGCCACCGCGGTGACCACGATCGGGGATCGACTGATCTGGGCCGCGAGCAGGGGAAGTGCTATCCGGGCCACCGCGTCGGCGATGTTCGTGGTGCCGGTGAAGAAGACCAGAGTCCATTCATTCCGCCTCCCCGAGGCCAGGTCAGGCTGAACTGGGGGCTGAGTTTTGGTCACGGCCATTCCTCGCACGATGTCGAATTATTGGGGGATGTAGTCAGAGCACTGCACATTCGCTGATATCTATTGCATACTGAATTGTTGCGCGGTGATGAATTCGGCGGGCGTGCGCCGGGTGTTCGGTGGCATTCGCCGGGCGCGCGTGGCTGCGTTTGTCCGGATGTGCCGCTTCGTGTGCGCTAGCTGTGCTGATATCGACACTCTATGTCGCTCGGCTAGCACCCTAGGGCATCGAAGATCGGTGTGTCCAGCCACACTTTGTCCGATTACCGACTGTGTCGGACGGGTGTAGGTGCCGGCCGGCTAGATGATCTTTCCGGCGTCCCGGGTGGGTCGCCGGATGGTCGGCAGTTTGCCGCCCAACGTCGCTCCAATCGGCGAACATCCAAAAAACATCGGGCCCGGGATGCTCGGTCGCGTGGAGATTTCGAGGTGCAATCCAGGGCCCGTGCCCGGCGAACCGGCGGTCTGCTCTTTGTCCGGTTTTCGGGCCTTGTGTCATTTGATTGCCCTGGATTGGTCTGGAGTGCACCAGAGATGACGCTGCTCGATCTCGATACGACGATCGCGAAGTACGCCTCGGTGGCCTTCGACGACTCGACCCCGTTGCTGGAGGCCGGCCTCGAGTCGCTCTCCCTGCTCCGGCTGGCGGTCGAGGTCGCGACCGACGACGACGCGGAGATCGACGCCACCCGGCTGGTCGACCTGCGTACGGTCGGCGACCTCAAGGGCTGGCTGCGCGAGCTGGCGTCGACCGGCGCCGTCGACGGGAGGCCACGGTGAGCGTGGAGACCGAACCCGCGCCCGACTCCGACCCGGGTCGGTTGCCGATCACGGAATCGCAGAAGGGCCTGCTGGTCGTCAACGAACGCAGCCCCGGACACGCGGTCTACAACCAACTGGTCCGCTTCGACATCGACCCGGCGATCCCGGCCGACACCGTGGACCGGGCATTGGCGGCCGTGGTCGCCGTACAACCGGCGATGCGTCAGGTCTTCCGGCTGCTGCCGACGATGCACGCCCGGCTGACCCCGCCACCGCACCCGCACGACCTGCCCGTCGACCGCGCCACCGTGCCGGCCCGCGACTACGAGGAGACGGTGGCCGCCGCCCTGCGCCGCATCGGCCGCCCGGAGTTCGACCTGGCGGCCGGGCCGGCGTACCGGTTCGCGACGGTCCGGTCGGCCGACGGCACGCGGGCCACGATCCTCCTGGCCGACCACCACATCATCCTCGACGGCGTGTCGATGGGGCCCCTGGTACGCGACCTGGAGGACGCCCTCGCCGGCCGGCTCGACGAGGCCGAGACGCGGCGCCGCCGGGCGGCGCGGGAAGCGGCCTTCGGCAAGGAACTGGCCGCGCAGAACCGCCGGTCGGGCTCCGACCAGGTGGCCGAGCGGGCCCGGCACTGGGCCGCCCGCCTGCGGGAGGTGCCGCCCCTGGTGCTGGCGCCGCTGCCCGGACGCCCCACCCAGACCACCTTCACCGGTGACCGGGTCTCCTGGCAGCTGAGCCCGGCCGAGACCCGGTCCCTGGCCGACACCTGCCGGCGGCTCGACATCTCCCCGTTCGTGCTCCTCTCCGGCATCTACGGTGCGGTGCTCGCCCGGCACGGCAACGTGTCCAGCGTCCTGATCGGCAGCCCGTTCATGGCCCGGCGGACCGTCGGCGCCTTCGACCTCGGCGGGTTCTTCGTCAACACCCTGCCGGTGACGATCGACGTCGAGTGGGAGCGCACCGTCGACGAGCACCTCGGCAAGGTCGTCCGCGACGCCGTCGACTTCTGCCGGTCCAACGTCGAGGTCACCTTCAACCAGCTGGTCACCGAGGTCGCCCCGGACCGGTCGAGCAACCGGAACCCGCTGTTCTCGGCCATGCTGGCCATGCAGGACACCTTCGCGCCGGAGGCGACGACCGCGGTGCGGCGGGTGCTGGAGCCCGGCAACGGCACGGCGAAGTTCGACCTGTGGCTCGGCGCCACCCCGGTCGACGGCCGCTGGCTGCTCGAGGTCGAATACGACCGGCAGCTCATCGCCCCGGTCGTCGCCGACGGGATCCTCGCCTCACTGCGGGGTGCGCTGCGCGGTGCGCTCGCCGACGGGTCGCGTACCCTCGGCGCCCTCTTCGACGACGCCTCGGCGGCGGCCAGCGTCCGGTCCGACGGCTGGACCGCGGCGCTGCCCGGGGAGACGCCGTGGGACTGGGTGTCCGCCGTCGCCCGTCGACGGCCGGACCACCCGGCGATCGAGGACCCGGTACGCCAGCTCAGCTACGCGCAACTGCTGGCCGAGGCCGAACGGGTCAGCGCCGGGCTGGCCGCCCGGGGGATCGGCCCCGGCGACGTGGTCGGACTCGCCGCCGATACCCTCTGCGACACCGTCGCCGCCATCCTGGCCATCCTGCGCCGGGGCGCGGCCTACCTGCCGCTGGACGCGGGCCTGCCGGCGGACCGCCTGTCCTACATGGCGCGGCGGGCCGGCTGCGCGCTCGTCGCGGGCACGCTGCGCCTCCCCGGAATCGACACCGCGGCGGTGGCGGACCTCGCCGCCTCGACCGACCCGGTGCCGCCGTCGCTGGCCGACCCCGGCGCACCGGTCTACGTGATGTTCACCTCCGGCTCGACCGGCCAGCCCAAGGGTGTCCAGATGGGACACCGGCCGCTGGCCCACCTCACCCGGTGGCAGATCGCCGCGCTGGCGATGGACGAGGAGACCCGCTTCCTCCAGTACGCCCCGCTCGGCTTCGACGTGTCCTTCCAGGAGATCGTGCCGACGCTGGCGGTCGGCGGGACGGTGGTGTCCCGGGAACCCGCCGACCGGCGCTTCTTCACCGCGATCCTCAGCCGGATCGCGGAGACCGGGGTGACCCACGTCTACCTGCCGGTCGCCGCGCTGCGACCGTTGGTGCAGACCGCGGCCACCCGCGGTACCCGGCTGCCCGCGCTGCGCCACCTCTGCGTCTCCGGGGAGCAGTTGCTCGTCGACGACGAGATCCGCGCGTTCTTCACCGCCCACCCGCACTGCACGCTGGTCAACCTCTACGGGCCCACCGAGACGCACGCCGTCACCTCCTACCGGCTGTCCGGCCGCGACGAGGTGTGGCCGGCACACGTGCCGATCGGGCTGCCGTACCCGTACGTCGCCGCGTACGTCGTGGACGCCACCGGGCACCTCGCCCCGCCCGGCGTCGCCGGCGAACTGATGCTCGGCGGGCTCTGCTGCGCCGACGGCTACGTCAACGACCCGGAGATCACCGCCGAGCGGTTCGTGCCGGACCGGTTCTCGGCGGACGGGACCGGCACCATGTACCGCACCGGCGACCTCGTGGTCCGCGACGAACGGGGCGAACTGATCTTCCTCGGCCGGATCGACACCCAGGTGAAGATCCGCGGCTACCGCATCGAACTCGGCGAGATCGAGGTGGTGGCCAACCAGGCCGACGCCGTACGGCAGGCGGTGGCGGTCGTCCGGGGCGACGGCACCGACCGTGAACTGGGCCTGTTCGTCCAGGCCGAATCGGCGGCGGTCGTCGACGTCGACGACCTGCGGGAGCGGCTGACCCGGGCGCTTCCGGTCTACATGCGACCACTGTGGGTCTTCCCGGTTGAGCGGATACCGACCACCGCCACCGGCAAGACCGACCGCGACGCGCTGCTGCGGCTGGCCGACGAACTGCTCGCCGAGGAACAGGCCGGCCAGGCCGCGGCGGAGATCGGGTACGCCGACGAACTCGAACGCGAACTCGCCGGCATCTGGTCCGGCGTGCTCGGCGTCGACGCCATCCGGCCCGACCGGCCGCTGATCGAGTACGGCGCCCACTCGCTGAACATCTTCACCACGCTGGCCGAGGTGCAGGAACGGTACGGCGTGCCGGTGCCGATGGTCGACTTCTTCGCCGCGCCGACGGTCGCCACGCTGGCCAGACTCGTCCGCGCCGGCCGCGACGGCGGGCCGGGGGACTCCTGATGGCGCCCAGGCTCCCGGGACGGGTCGTACCCCTGGTCCGGCGCGGCGACCGGCCGGTCTGCGTACTGCTGCCCGGGGCCGGCGGCGGACTGAACCCGTACCTGCGGCTCGCGGCGGCGCTCGCCCCGACCCACAACGTCTGCGTCGTACGGGCGGCCGGCCTGGTGCCCGCCGAGGCACCGGAGGAGTCGATCGACCAGATGGCCGAGGCCGCGCTGGCGGCACTGGACGCCGACGGGCTGGCCCCGGCCGCCGTCTTCGGCTGGTCGCTGGGCGGTGCGGTGGCCTGGGAGATCTGCGTCCGGCTGGCCGACCGGGGCAGCCGGCCCGATCTGGTGCTGGTCGACGCCTCGCCACTGCCCAGGGACTCGACCACCGAGGACGACACCCGGATCCGCGAGACGATCGTGGCGATGCTCGGCCCCCGGCCGGAGCCCGACACCGTCGACCGGGTCCGGCGGGTCTTCGACGCCCAGGTGGCCGCACTCGCCGCCTACCGGTCCGAACGCGGCTATCCGGGCCGGGTGCTGCTGCTGATGTGCACCGACGACGAGTTCACGTTCCGGCCGCGGGCGGAACGCCGCTGGCGGGAACTGGCACCGGACCTGCGGGCCGGGCGGCTCGACGCCGGCCACTTCGAGGTGCTCGAGGCCGAACACCTGCCGCAGCTCACCGAACGGATCGTGCCGTTCCTCGACCCGGCGACGCAGGAGGCGGTGCGGTGAGCGCGATCGCGGTGGTCAGCGGCGGAACCCGGGGCATCGGGCTGGCGTTCAGCCGCCGCCTGGTCAAGCTCGGCTACGAGGTCGTCGCCCTCTACCGGTCCGACGCGCGGGCGGCGGCGGCAGCGGCCGACGAGGTCGGCGCCATGCTCCACCCCGTACGCCTCGACGTCGGCGACCCGGCGGCCGTCGCCACCGCGACGGCGGCCCTGCTGGCCACGTACGGGGCGCCGACGGTGCTGGTCAACAACGCCGGCGTCAACGTCGACCGGCCGTTCCTGGAGATGACGTCGCAGGACTGGCACCGGGTGCTCGACACCAACCTCTCCGGCGTCTTCCACCTCACCCGGGCGCTCGCGCCGGCGATGCTCGACACCGGCCGCGACGGTGCCATCGTCAACATCGGCGCCACCACCGGGATCCGGCCCCGCCGCAACGGGGTCAACTACTGCGCGAGCAAGGCCGGTCTGCTCCAGCTCACCAAATGTCTCGCCCTGGAGTTGGCGCCCCGGATCCGGGTCAACTGCCTCATCCCCGGGATGACCGAGACCGAGGAACTGGTCACCAGGTTCCGGCTGGACGATCCGGTCGCCCGGGCGGCGGTCACCGCCGAGATCCCCCGGGACCGGATCGGCACCGTCGAGGAGATCGCCGACGCGCTGGAGTTCCTGGTCGGTCCGGGCAGCGGCTACCTGACCGGTCAGAAACTCATAGTGGACGGTGGGCAGTTCATGTGGTGACCGCGATCGAAGACGTACTCGCCCGCGCCGCGGCGGCCCGCGCCGCCGCCCCCGCGCCCGGCGACCCACGGTACGACCGCTACTGCGCGGCGCTGGCCGACGAACTCACCCGGGACTGGGACACGGTGCTCGCGGCGAACGCGACCGACGTCGCCCGGGCGGTGGCGGCCGGACTCGGCGCCGAACTGGTCGGCCGGCTCAGCCTCGGCAAGGAGCACCTCGACCTGCTCACCGGACTGGCCGAGCGGACCGGACGGCTGCTGCCGGAGCACGTCGCACCGACCCGGGAACACCGCGCCCACCTCGGGATGGCGGTACGCCGGATCCCGAAGCCGCTCGGCGTCGCCCTGATGATCTTCGAGGCGCGGCCGACGGTGACCGTCGAGGGCGCGCTGCTCCCGGTGGCCGTCGGGAACGTGGTCGTCCTGCGCGGCGGTGCGGAGATCGCGGCCACCAACCGGGCGCTGGCCACGGCGGTCGGCCGGGCGCTGGCGGTGGCCGGGCTGCCCGCCGGGATGGTCCAGATCCTCGACGACACCGACCGCCGGCTGGTCCGGGCGCTGCTGAAGCGGCACGACGCGGTCGACGTACTGATCCCCCGGGGCAGCCCGTCGCTGATCGACTACTGCCTCACCAGTTCGACGATCCCGGTCATCGCCTCCGGCGGCGGGGTCAACCACCTCTACGTGGACCGCAGCGCCGACCTGGAACTGGCCGCCGCCATCGCCCTGGACAGCAAACTCGGCGAGCCGACCGCCTGCAACACCCTCGAACTCGTCCTGGCCCACACCGAGGTGGCCGCCGAGCTGACCGCGGCCCTGCTGCGGGCCGGCGCCGACCTGCCCGAGCCCTGGCTGCTGCGGCTCGACCCGCGACTGGCCGGCGTCGTGGCCGCGGCCGCCGGACGGGTGGCCGAACTGGCCGACACCGACGACGGCCGCGAATTCCTCGACCGGTCGATCGGCGTACGGCCGGTGGCCGGCCTCGACGAGGCGGTGGCGCACATCCGCCGGTACGGCTCGGGGCACACCGAGGGCGTGGTCGCCGCCGACCGGGCCGTCGTCGACGGGTTCCTCGCCGCGGTCGACGCCGCCGCCCTGGTCGTCAACGGCTCGCTGCGCCTGCACGACGGCCCGACGATGGCGCTCGGCCCGGAGCTGTCGATCAGCACCGGTCGGCTGCACGTGCGGGGACCGGTCGACCTGTCGGCCCTGCTCACCCACAGCTGGGTGATCGACGCGGAGGGCGCCCTGCGCGACGGCGGGACGGAGGCGGCATGACGGTCCGGCGGGCCCAGGTCAACGACGCGGTCAAGCGCCTGGTCGTACGGGAGTCGCGGTTGTCGATCGCACCCGCGACGGTGGCCGACGACGAGCCGCTCAACGGCGCCCTGCTGAAGGTCAACTCGCTGGGCTTCCTCGGGATGCTGGTCCGGCTGGAGGACGAACTCGACGTCACCCTGCCCGACGACATCTTCGCCGGCCGGGCGTTCACGACCGTCGCCGACCTGGTCGACGTCGTCGTCGAGGTGCTGGAGGTGGAGGCGTGACGGGGCTGCCTTCCGCCTGGCGCAGCGTCCTGCCGCACCTGGGCTACGACCTGCCCGCCGACCTGACCCCGGAGGGCAGCGGCGGCCCGGTCGTCGCCACCGTGCCGCTGGAGCTGATCCGCCAGAGCACCTCCCGCCGCGAGTTCTGGCCCATCCCGGAACCGGTGCTGGCGGAATACCGGCGCTACCGGCCGACACCGCTGTGGCGGGCCCGCCGGTTCGAGGCCGAGACGCGCGCCACCGTGCCGATCTACGTTAAGTACGAGGGCGGCAACATCTCCGGCAGCCACAAGTTCAACACCGCGCTGGCGCAGGCGTACTACTACCAGCGGGCCGGCTTCCGCGAGCTGGTCACCGGCACCGGGGCGGGGCAGTGGGGCAGCGCGCTCGCCGCCGCCTGCGCCACGATCGGCCTGGCCTGCACCGTTTTCATGGTCGGCGGCAGCCTGCGGGACAAGCCCTACCGGGGCAGCCTGATGCGGCTGTACGGCGCCGAGCTGCACGCCAGCCCGAGCGCCCTGACGGCGGCCGGCCGGAAGGCGGCCGCCGGTGACGGGGGAAACAGCCTCGCGCTGGCGATCGGTGAGGCGGTCGAGTACGCCAGGGCGGATCCGAAGCGGGCCTTCTGCATCGGCAGCGGCGAGACGTACAGCATCCTGCACCAGTCGGTGATCGGCCTGGAGGCGGTCGACCAGCTCGCCGCGCTCGGCGCGGACGTCGACACCGTCGTCGGCTGTGTCGGCGCCGGCTCCAACTTCGGCGGCGTCGCCCTGCCGTACTTCGCCGCGGCGAGGAACGGCGAACGGGACGCCGACACCGCACTGGTGGCGGTCGAGTCCAGCGCCACCCCGAAGCTGACCCGCGGCGTGTACGCGTACGACCACACCGACTCCACCGGCACCGGACCGATGGAGGCGATGTACACGATCGGCAGCGGGTACGCCATCCCGGCCTCGCACTCGGCCGGGCTGCGGTTCCACGGCGCGGCGAAGGTGATCTCCGCGATGCGGCACCGGAACCAGATCCAGGCACGCGCGGTGGGGCAGCGGGCCGCGCTCGACGCCGGGCGGACGTTCGCCCGTACCGAACTGGTGCTGGCGGCGCCCGAGTCCGGGCACGCGCTGGCCGCCGCCGCCGCGATCGCGTCCGGCCGGGACGGGCACCGACCCCGCCGGGGCGTGCTCGTCTGCGTGAGCGGGCACGGCCTGCTCGACCTGAGCGCCTACGACAAGCTCCTCGCCGGCCTGCCCGAGGACGCCCCGGCCGACGAGGGCGGCCTGCGGGCGGCGACCGCCGTGCTGCGCGCGGTACCCCCGACGGAAGGCGGCTGACATGACCGGTACGGCCCCGATGCCCACCCGCAGCCGGGAGTGGACGCCGGTGCTCGACGGCCTGCGCGCCGACCTGCTCGACTGCCTCCAGGTCAACCTGGCCGCCGTCGCCGACCGGGCCGCCGGCCCCGGCGCGCACCT is a window from the Polymorphospora rubra genome containing:
- a CDS encoding amino acid adenylation domain-containing protein; protein product: MTDSGPTLYQRFAESAARHHDAPALRVAGHELRYAELLDRVERLATRLVTAHGRPPRTVGLCASRSLAAYVGYLATLRLAATVVPLGPAVPARRNRLVCASAGVDVLIVDDEGRAGGAELAADGRTVVELLETAGHAWYDEPGARWTGSYAGRPDDIAYTLFTSGSTGTPKGVPIRHRNLGTYLSQAVERYQVGPGSRLSQTFELTFDPSVFDMFVAWLSGATLVVAGPGDTLSPVRYVNDHQITHWFSVPSVISLARRLRMLRPGCLPSLRWSLFAGEQLTLTQARTWADAAPASTLENLYGPTELTVTCTGYRLPGTRDGWPRTSNGTVPIGRPYPHLDGVLLDADGTAGDDGELCIRGEQRFDGYLDPAQNAGRFARPDGTATTGVVAAPEPADWYRTGDRCRWEDGELVHLGRIDDQVKIHGYRIELGEVESVLRQHPAVHEVVVLALPGDAGEVELTALYTSDGLDEATLAELVTQRLPAFMAPASYHHVEHFPVNGNGKIDRRRLAADHGLT
- a CDS encoding MFS transporter; protein product: MTKTQPPVQPDLASGRRNEWTLVFFTGTTNIADAVARIALPLLAAQISRSPIVVTAVAAILSLPWLVTALHIGVFVDRMDRKTLLVAAEIGRMASIGALLLAVLTDATNLPLIYVAALVIGLADVVAGISGASIVPQAVPKHRWETANARITALEYLFNGFAGQPIGGFLVAAGFAIALSVTGAAYVAGIVLLLLLVGNFKVVSSTPRRPVHTEIRDGIRFLWQHRLLRTMALLITIMAGCWAAWLALIPVYAVGGPLGLDERQYGFLLTCLGAGGVVGTVIVGPVNRWIGRRWSMFTDIVGAFVLVATPALLPARPGSAWWIGIAAFVAGAGGTMWTVNSRFITQSLVPAEMLGRFSAASRLVSWGMTPVAAILAGILAQVFSYRVAFGTFAVFCLVLVYPFLRVVTAEATAEVDRPTPPPADPAPVGKQPTSPDDGPTEGDDLPEAAATTGGPR
- a CDS encoding acyl carrier protein — its product is MTLLDLDTTIAKYASVAFDDSTPLLEAGLESLSLLRLAVEVATDDDAEIDATRLVDLRTVGDLKGWLRELASTGAVDGRPR
- a CDS encoding non-ribosomal peptide synthetase, which produces MSVETEPAPDSDPGRLPITESQKGLLVVNERSPGHAVYNQLVRFDIDPAIPADTVDRALAAVVAVQPAMRQVFRLLPTMHARLTPPPHPHDLPVDRATVPARDYEETVAAALRRIGRPEFDLAAGPAYRFATVRSADGTRATILLADHHIILDGVSMGPLVRDLEDALAGRLDEAETRRRRAAREAAFGKELAAQNRRSGSDQVAERARHWAARLREVPPLVLAPLPGRPTQTTFTGDRVSWQLSPAETRSLADTCRRLDISPFVLLSGIYGAVLARHGNVSSVLIGSPFMARRTVGAFDLGGFFVNTLPVTIDVEWERTVDEHLGKVVRDAVDFCRSNVEVTFNQLVTEVAPDRSSNRNPLFSAMLAMQDTFAPEATTAVRRVLEPGNGTAKFDLWLGATPVDGRWLLEVEYDRQLIAPVVADGILASLRGALRGALADGSRTLGALFDDASAAASVRSDGWTAALPGETPWDWVSAVARRRPDHPAIEDPVRQLSYAQLLAEAERVSAGLAARGIGPGDVVGLAADTLCDTVAAILAILRRGAAYLPLDAGLPADRLSYMARRAGCALVAGTLRLPGIDTAAVADLAASTDPVPPSLADPGAPVYVMFTSGSTGQPKGVQMGHRPLAHLTRWQIAALAMDEETRFLQYAPLGFDVSFQEIVPTLAVGGTVVSREPADRRFFTAILSRIAETGVTHVYLPVAALRPLVQTAATRGTRLPALRHLCVSGEQLLVDDEIRAFFTAHPHCTLVNLYGPTETHAVTSYRLSGRDEVWPAHVPIGLPYPYVAAYVVDATGHLAPPGVAGELMLGGLCCADGYVNDPEITAERFVPDRFSADGTGTMYRTGDLVVRDERGELIFLGRIDTQVKIRGYRIELGEIEVVANQADAVRQAVAVVRGDGTDRELGLFVQAESAAVVDVDDLRERLTRALPVYMRPLWVFPVERIPTTATGKTDRDALLRLADELLAEEQAGQAAAEIGYADELERELAGIWSGVLGVDAIRPDRPLIEYGAHSLNIFTTLAEVQERYGVPVPMVDFFAAPTVATLARLVRAGRDGGPGDS
- a CDS encoding alpha/beta fold hydrolase, coding for MAPRLPGRVVPLVRRGDRPVCVLLPGAGGGLNPYLRLAAALAPTHNVCVVRAAGLVPAEAPEESIDQMAEAALAALDADGLAPAAVFGWSLGGAVAWEICVRLADRGSRPDLVLVDASPLPRDSTTEDDTRIRETIVAMLGPRPEPDTVDRVRRVFDAQVAALAAYRSERGYPGRVLLLMCTDDEFTFRPRAERRWRELAPDLRAGRLDAGHFEVLEAEHLPQLTERIVPFLDPATQEAVR
- a CDS encoding SDR family NAD(P)-dependent oxidoreductase, translated to MSAIAVVSGGTRGIGLAFSRRLVKLGYEVVALYRSDARAAAAAADEVGAMLHPVRLDVGDPAAVATATAALLATYGAPTVLVNNAGVNVDRPFLEMTSQDWHRVLDTNLSGVFHLTRALAPAMLDTGRDGAIVNIGATTGIRPRRNGVNYCASKAGLLQLTKCLALELAPRIRVNCLIPGMTETEELVTRFRLDDPVARAAVTAEIPRDRIGTVEEIADALEFLVGPGSGYLTGQKLIVDGGQFMW
- a CDS encoding glutamate-5-semialdehyde dehydrogenase, which produces MTAIEDVLARAAAARAAAPAPGDPRYDRYCAALADELTRDWDTVLAANATDVARAVAAGLGAELVGRLSLGKEHLDLLTGLAERTGRLLPEHVAPTREHRAHLGMAVRRIPKPLGVALMIFEARPTVTVEGALLPVAVGNVVVLRGGAEIAATNRALATAVGRALAVAGLPAGMVQILDDTDRRLVRALLKRHDAVDVLIPRGSPSLIDYCLTSSTIPVIASGGGVNHLYVDRSADLELAAAIALDSKLGEPTACNTLELVLAHTEVAAELTAALLRAGADLPEPWLLRLDPRLAGVVAAAAGRVAELADTDDGREFLDRSIGVRPVAGLDEAVAHIRRYGSGHTEGVVAADRAVVDGFLAAVDAAALVVNGSLRLHDGPTMALGPELSISTGRLHVRGPVDLSALLTHSWVIDAEGALRDGGTEAA
- a CDS encoding phosphopantetheine-binding protein, which produces MTVRRAQVNDAVKRLVVRESRLSIAPATVADDEPLNGALLKVNSLGFLGMLVRLEDELDVTLPDDIFAGRAFTTVADLVDVVVEVLEVEA